One region of Nitrospinaceae bacterium genomic DNA includes:
- a CDS encoding HD family phosphohydrolase, which produces MKQDIESILNQSNQASSLPPLFNKINDAVEDPECSFMEIARLISGDSVLSAHLLKLANSSFFGFPSQIETITHAVTVIGMAQIRDLVLAMTVTDRFKNICPKLIDMQAFWFHSVACGLAARVIATFRHEANVERYYVLGMFHDLGRLIFLLQFGESVQEIFAQVKEAKKSLPLLERDIIGCDHAELGGGLLKKWGLPESLSEAVSFHSSPARASQYAMETAILHIADIIAHGLSLGYSGNPYVPEMDPVAWEKIDLPVSLLPAIVKQIDRLFPDTAQMFLPEE; this is translated from the coding sequence ATGAAGCAAGACATCGAAAGTATTTTGAATCAATCGAACCAGGCCAGCTCGTTGCCGCCGCTGTTTAACAAAATTAATGATGCCGTTGAAGATCCGGAATGCTCGTTCATGGAAATAGCCAGGTTAATCAGCGGAGATTCCGTTCTTTCCGCGCATTTGTTGAAACTGGCGAACAGTTCTTTTTTTGGTTTTCCTTCGCAGATTGAAACCATCACCCACGCGGTAACGGTTATTGGCATGGCTCAGATTCGCGATTTAGTACTGGCCATGACCGTTACCGACCGTTTCAAAAACATATGTCCAAAATTGATCGATATGCAAGCCTTCTGGTTCCACAGTGTCGCCTGCGGACTTGCAGCAAGGGTCATCGCGACTTTTCGACATGAAGCCAATGTCGAGCGTTATTACGTACTGGGAATGTTTCACGATCTTGGGCGTCTCATTTTCCTATTGCAATTTGGCGAATCTGTCCAGGAGATCTTTGCTCAGGTGAAGGAAGCGAAAAAATCCCTGCCGCTATTGGAGCGGGACATCATCGGGTGCGATCACGCTGAATTGGGTGGCGGCCTTCTGAAAAAATGGGGGCTTCCTGAAAGCCTGAGTGAGGCGGTCTCCTTTCATAGCAGCCCCGCCCGAGCGTCTCAATATGCAATGGAAACGGCGATTCTTCATATCGCAGATATCATCGCTCATGGTTTGAGCCTGGGGTACAGCGGAAACCCGTATGTGCCGGAAATGGATCCTGTGGCCTGGGAAAAGATAGATCTTCCGGTAAGTTTATTGCCGGCGATTGTGAAACAGATTGACCGCCTGTTCCCGGACACGGCGCAAATGTTTTTGCCAGAGGAGTGA